One region of Camelina sativa cultivar DH55 chromosome 6, Cs, whole genome shotgun sequence genomic DNA includes:
- the LOC104789885 gene encoding reticulon-like protein B15 has product MEARIVPLLCSILLLFMLLLFLWAKFGQLFITRRPPTPEEINLQDSRLRALFLKIEGLLLMLYEISYGKDIKTFLWTILYVTILDIIGSYISFLTILYISLVCSMTTPVLYLNFQGAIDSFIGKVSEEKNKILGVVKSKVVSKIPRAVKVE; this is encoded by the exons ATGGAGGCTCGAATTGTTCCACTTCTCTGTTCGATCctgttgctcttcatgctcctcCTCTTCCTTTGGGCCAAGTTCGGACAACTCTTTATAACACG GAGGCCTCCCACTCCAGAAGAGATAAATCTACAAGATTCCCGACTTAGAGCCTTGTTTTTAAAGATTGAGGGCCTTCTCCTTATGCTTTATGAGATTTCATATGGGAAAGACATCAAAACCTTTCTCTGG ACCATCCTTTATGTGACCATCTTAGACATCATTGGGAGCTACATTAGCTTCCTCACAATTTTGTATATAA GCTTAGTCTGCTCGATGACAACTCCGGTTTTGTACCTGAATTTTCAAGGGGCCATTGACAGTTTCATCGGGAAGGTATCggaagagaagaacaagataCTTGGAGTAGTCAAATCCAAAGTTGTCTCAAAAATTCCTAGGGCCGTCAAGGTGGAGTAG